GACTTAACCCGGGGAGATGCCGctggcagaagcagctctgcagatctCCTGGCAAGACCTGTCCCACTTCCCATGAGCAGCATTATGGTATGAATGCTTCCAACTTCCTGCTACCAATGGAACCATCCTGTTCAGCTCCAGTAAGCAAAAGGAAGGGGTTGAAGTgaaatttgtttggttttgccttttttgtgtgtttctccAGTAAGTGGAGGGAACATCCAGCTCAGTTCCTGTTTTTAATATTCGTCTGGCATGATTCAAAACTAACCTGCTGTGCTGTCACCCGAAGTCTTCAATAAATCTGCAAAACCAGTGTTTGAGTGCTGATTACTGTAATCCAGGGCATCAGACCAGGTGAAGAGGAAAGCTGTGCCTTCTCAGTGATGTGTCTGATTGCACTGCATGCCTGGTTCCACCCATCTCTTATTTTGCCTCTGTGGCCAGTGAAGGTGGCTTGAAAAGGAGAGCAGAAGGGTGTGACATGGTTGTCCCTCAAgcagaaagcccagctgagcccttCTGTCCTGGCCTAGCTGGAGGGTGCTCCTTAGTGATGAGAAAATACACCAGGGCTGTGATGCCCCTTGATTTCATGTTTTTCAGTAGCTAATAAACAGATTTGTAAGATGGTACTTAGCTTGATCAGAAGAGTAGTTGTGTGCTTTTGCTCAGAACTGTAAGAGTTTTGGTGAGAGGCAAGGGAGTGCCTTACAGGAGGGGAAGATGGTGAATTTCAGGCCTGTTGAGCTGAAGGCACTCCTTGTGCTCTTCAAagattttgttcttgttttagCTCTTCATGGAGGGAAGGGAACAGGCTTTACCCTTCAAGCACCACACTAAGAAGCGCCTGTTGTGTTCTGTCCATAACATGTCCCAGTGTCAGGTGAGCTCACCGAAGGAGAAAGCTGCTCTGTGAGGAATAGAAGGAGTACATTAATTGTTTAAGAGGAAGTCAGTTAGTTGAATGCAAGCAAAGACTTATATAAtacatcctgaaaaaaaaatatttctgctggcAGGAGGTTCCATTGGGAGAGAAACTTGCTCATCCATAAACAAGAAAATTTCCCAGCCTCCTCTAGTGCTTtatggtttgtttgtttgtttttttttttccagggtaaGGTAGAATGCAGTCAGTCTGCACTCTgagatggagaaagaaaaatcatcatAGGAGAGCAGACAATGCTCCCTACATGGACACGCACACCGGTTCAAGCAGCTCTTCTTCACTTGCAGTGAACTATGCTGGTAGAAGCTGTGCAGCCAGGAGCAAGCAGCAGAGCATCTGTACACCACTTGGGGAGCAAAACCAACAGGCATTTTCTCCTCCAGACATTCACACCTTTCCTTATGTAACTGGTACTGAAGTGTGTGCTTTAAAAGCTCCTTGCCAAATCCAggggctgggaggcagcagaaATGCTTCTAGCACTCTAGATGAaattgaggggggaaaaaaacccaaacccaaacacccAGGAACTCGTACAAATACATAACTGCAACTTGGGGATGGTTCAAGTATCTGCAGCAGTGTTGCTCTGAAGAAACTGCAGTGgcctggggcagtgctggcacccAGACCACCATCTGATGAGGATGGTGAGGAGCTGACTGTCCAGGATAGAGGGGCGAGGAGCTGGGGGCCATTTTCTtatgcaatattaaaaaaaaatcctaaaaaaaatcaggtagTGCAGCCAGGAAAAGGGTGCCAGGGAGGCTGGAGGTGGCTTAAATACTCTTCTGAATGGTGCCTTGTGCTGGCAGAACCTgcagatttattaaaaaaaaaaaaaacacaacaaaaaagcaGGGCTGCTCACCAGTGAAAAACAGGTATGTCTTTCATTTTGTGACTTTTGGGTGGCACTGGAGCTAGCCAAGAGAAGCATCTGAGGAGAGAGAAACTCTGAAGTCCATTCCCACCCActccagggaaggaagaagctgcctgagggacatggggacacgagtccctgcccagccaggcacagcatCCTCAAGCGACCCTGCATGCTTGGATCCCTGCCTTGCCTGCGAGCCAGTTGTTCCCTCTCCAGTACACACCGTACGCAGggcttttggtttgttttttaagggaaaaaacaataatttatttgctttgttttaatctCACAACAATGGGTAATGGTAATTTCTTCCTACCACTCTGTAGTGGCCTAGAAAAGGACAGCATCATCTCCACTGTAGCAAGAAGGCTTGTCCCAGagcataaaattttaattaggaACAATCACGCAGCCTTGAAATGGGAATTGCGAGCAGCAAAAAAGTCAAACCatcaataaaatattcaatGGCAGAAATGTATTATTGACACAGACTTTAGAGCAGCTAAAAGCGGGAAGGCGGGGGAGTGGGTATTGAGCCTCACTGCATTAAATAACAGGCGGGATGCGCACGTTCTCCTGGCCAGCACAGGCTCCCCAAGCCCACAGGAATATAGGTCACCCTCGGCTGGGGAGCTCCCGAGGTAACACATGAGTTTGATTACCACCTCTCCCCCACGTGCACCACAGCAGCGATAGAGATGTTAATCAAAGTAACTTATTACCTCCTGAAACACTGCTGGCCTAGGCAGCAGCTGAGTGATGGTGGGTAGGacataaaatgaagaaaatctgcAAAGACACACAGTCGAGCTGAAAAGAGTTAGCCCCTGGTCACAGCCCTCTTGCTAGCCCCATGCCTGGTTATCAGTGGGGGACGCAGTTGATTTACTCTGTCTCCCACCCATGCAATAGTTCCAAATCCTGCACGCCAGCCAAGGGGCATCAGCTGAAGGGCCAAATCTGCTGtgatatatgtattttaaatccTTATTTTCCACACCCTCCCACACCTCCTTCTAGGAAAGACTGGTGCTGGTTTGGCCTGTTATGATTATGATTGAACCTACAAAGCcaataaataatacataatcgcaacagaggagaaaaaatccCCCAGacattcaaattaattttctaccCCCATTTGGAAGTACCATAGGTGATGACCCTTTTCTCTTTATTCCTGTCTATTTTGCAGAAGGCAAAGCTACAAATGTAATCCAAAAAATGAAAGATCCAGTTTTAAACCTGCAGAGGTCAGTATTTTGGGATATGCAAAGGATGTTCCGTGACACATTAAAATTTGGCCACATCCAAGGCAAGTGGGTTTTCTAAACCTCCTTTTCCCACCCCTCCCcaagcagcactgaaatgctGTTTACAACGTCCATCACCCACTTCTTAGCAaggcagaatttttaaaaggaagaaaagcaagagtacaaaaaaaaaaaaaaaaaaaaaaaaaaaagcacatgaagcccaaaaagcaaacaagcaggGGAGAAACCAAATGCAGCTGCATGGAACGAACACATTTTTACCAATTTTCCTTGAGATACATGATTTAAGGAGGAGTGTGAGGAGGAGCTTGAAAAGcaacccacccaaaaaaacccaaaagcccCAGTTCAAAAAAGGCAACTTTGAAACTGTATGTCCCCACTGTGGCAGCTCTCCACTCATAACCTAAGACACAGCAGTACCAGTGGATCtcccaaaaaagcaaactttaatCCTTTAATATTACTTGATttgcctgctgggctgtggtggcaccTTGAAAATCAGCTTTGAGAGGGGAAGATGTCCACAGGGACAAGAGCCCAGCAGAAGCTCAGGGGAGATGGTGATAGACAGCAAGAGCTGACATTCCTGGCTGCTGTTATCCAGGTGCAGACAAAGGGGCTTGGAAGCAAATGGGaaatttcctctttcctgctcCTGTCTGCAGCTGAGCGCCACTCCCTTTGCCTCCTGTCCTAAaatgctctgagctgctgctgtacattattaaaatgttgCCATGTTTCATCCCAGAGATGGCCACATCTCACCGGAGAAAAGCTGCATCCCCTGGTTGTAAAGCACTTCacgatttaaaaaaaaaaaaaaaaaggaaaaaaagaaaagagcactGTGTGCATAAGAGTCAGTTGGTTATAAAATACTCACAGCTTTAATTCAGCAAATAGAAAGAGATagctgggaaatggaaaaagcagctgtggAGTGCGCAAACCGCTCTGATGTGTCCGTCAGGCACTGGCAGGGACGGCTCACCCTGGCCACAACAGCACACTCACACCCACTTTGTTCAAATCCTTTCCCAAAGATTTATTGAAAACTGGATCTGCGGCACACAGGATTTACATTCGCACGGGGGAAGCAGGGTTTTACCGGGAACGCTGTGCCCAAGTCACATTTTTCACATACGACATGGTGAAAACAAGCTTAGGGAATCTCCCAGACAAACTCATCCCCTCCCCAAACCACTTCGgttttgcaattaaaatacaAGGCAACCCACCGCAACAGATGAACAGAATGGTAACTACTGGCCATcgagttaaaaaaaaaaattaaaaatatcaggGAAGTGTCACCAAGAGTATTTTGGTCCTTTTCTCCACTCACACCACCACGGAGAAGGGCTCATTCTgcaattttttactttaaaaagatgaaattaatttaagaaaaacaactcCTGCTGTGTGCTTCCTTGAAGCATGGTCTGTGGCACCATAGAAAGTAGTTTCTCCTACAGGTTTCTTataatatacattaaaaaaagatgggccagaaatttgttttaaacttgCTTTTGGGCCTTCCCCTGCCATCAGTGAAGAGGCTGTTTGTCATGGCCCTACTTGCAGTGACGAGTTGCTGTAAAATCTGTTAACTTGCTCCATCCAGGTGAGCCTCCACAAGGGTCTCCACTGCAGCTTGGCTTCCCTAGTCAAAGGAACAATGACTTTTCCAAATGCACGATAGATCTTTTGAGGAGGCTATGCAGAATGGGTGCACTGCTGTCTTCTGTTCAATATagaaactgcttaaaaaaaatagaagggacttgctttcatcctcagggGAAGAGGGTTGCTTTGTGACATCAGTCTCTAGTTTTACTTTACAGTCTGTAAAAATATTCTGTCTGGCCATCCACATCCATTCACAAtataaagcagtaaaaaaaatataaaatatatatgtgtatatatatatatataaaatatggtTTATTTATACAGTTATACTTTGAAGGCAATTGATCCTCCACTGCCTGGGCCCTTCTACCTCCAGATGCTCTGCCTGGTTGATACAACTGcaagacaagagaaaaaaacacctgAGCAATCCCACCATGGTGGGTGAGCAtttgtaaaaaggaaaacaggatcTACGTGAACACAAAGCCTGgacagggagatgggaatgtgTTTGCTGCAGTGTCCTGAAGGATGGGGGTGGATGTATGGGCTGTGTGGAGGATGGCAATAGGGTTTTGCTGAAGCAAAGGTGGCATGGATGGGAGTAGAATGCCAGGGTGGAGGCAGCATCACCACAGCAGGTAGGTGTCCCTACAACAGCTCTCTTTTGCTGCACCCAAAAAACAGGTGCAAGGTGACAAAAGAGTCACAGAAGATAGAAAGGGTTTTGGGATGAACTGGTCACTACGATGGAACAAAAGTAGCTTCTGTAAAAGACAGGAGACAAGTTCTCCTCATCCTAACTGAGCAAGGTCTTAACCCTGGGGGATACAgagtggcaggagaggggatGAGAACCAttctccacagctcctggcagggcagagAGCCAGGCTGACAGTGTGTGagcccctggcagcagagcagagactgCTGGAGTGTGAGCTTTGCGCTTCCTAATGGCATCTATAAATAGCTCTGGCCTCCCACCACCAGCACACGCTAACTCTCTGCAGCCCATTTTGGGCAGCAAAAGCCTCTCCCCTCTTCCCACCCatcctctgcagagcagctcacgCTCCCAGGGCCCCAACTGGGACATACGCACCCTCGGGGTTCAGGCTGGACACCAGGGGCTCCGGCAGGGTCCTGGGATGGCCGAGGAGCTGCTTGGTGCTGACCTGGGGAGGCAAGTCTGTACCAGCGGTGGGAGAAAAACCTACAGGATGGGGAAAAACATCCAGCTCAGGCAGGGCTCGAGCCTCCCATGCTTTCTGGGCACAgccactgcagtgctgcagggcagtCACATCACCTGCTCCGGGTGCTCCAGAGGAGAAATGACCAGGTTCCTTTCCATGAGAACCTCCCACCACCTCCTCTCATGCCTGTGAGGATGCAGACAAGGCCCTGGGCACCACCCTTCCCTCGCCAAACACAAAAAGGTCATTTGTGGCCATGGCATGTCCCCAccagcccacagcccctggggactGACACTGGCCTTTGGCCACCTGccttttgctgcagctgctgtggtgaCATGAGCAAGGCTGTGAAGGaaagctccctgcagccacctTGGCCCTGAAAGCAGCAATGCAGGATCCGACTCCCATGCATGTTTACGAGCAGCCCCCAGGCTTcagtggggaggaggaaggagccccAGGAGTGACAAATCTCTGAAACCCCATGGAGTGCTCAGCGACTGCCATGTCAGCACACAAACCCCCACCTGCCTAATCTCAGTGCCCAGGGGAGAACTGGTCAGCTTTGGGGCTGACCCCTCGGAGAAGGAGGCAGGGAGTGGGCAGGGGTCCCGCGGAGCAGCACCCGTggctgagccagcagcagcgTGCTGACCTCCGTTTCTCCAGTAGGCTGGCAGCTCGCACGGGCTTGGCTCCGGCTGGGCGTCCTCCTCCGACCTGGCCTGCAGGACGGTCACCGTGGCCCCCGTCTGCTGAATAAACTGCTGCAAATTACACTGCCTCAGCTCCTTATTTAACTCCTCCAGCTCTTGGGTCTGGGCCTGCAAAACACACACCAAGGGGGGGACAGGGTGAGCCGCATGTTCCCCCCATGCCCCAAGCCAGATGGCAATCATCCACTGGGGCTactcctgggctggggctcaccCTGCCGGTGCCAGCAGAGGGAACCTCAGGGGTACTGCGGCTCAGCTGCCCCTCTCTGAGGgcctgcaggaagggaggcaaTGGGGACGAGGAAGACGCTGGTTTGGgaacagccctgctctgctgcatctCCACAAGAGGGTGCGAGCAGCCATCAAACAGTGGCTGCAGCCGTGCTGGGAGATGCCAAATGTGAATGAGATGCTCAAGGAAAGATGCTGAAAGCATGGGCAGTCTGGGGAAGGCCTAGCTGGATAAAAGCTTTCCCATTTTGCTCCAAAGGGGACATGGTGGGTAAGAGGCAGGAGTCACGCAGCCCCTTGACCCCTGATGCTGGTAGGCTGCAACAGGCAAGCTGGGGGGGCATCACAGCTCATCCCCAGAGCTGCTATCTCCACACTGTGCAGCCCCCCACCATGAGCCCAAGCCCTGCATGGCAAAAAGACTTCGTGCACAGGCACCGTGGGGACCTGTGCCTATGCCCTTTGTGACTCCTTCATCCAAGAGGACATCGACCCTTGTGCCAATGCCACCAACCCCACATGCGGACCACTCGCTCCAGCACCATTGTCTGTGCTGGAGTGAGGTGATGCTGTGCTCCTGGTGCACCAGTCAGAAGGAGCATTAGTCCAGATGTAGCTTGCACAGAGCGCAATGGGTGTGGGACCCTATGCCAGTGGGGCAAGAGTGGTGGTGTCCCTCTGTTAGTGATCACTGCTGCTGAGAGTTGCGCACCCAGTCCCAAGTTCACTGGGCAGGTGGAGTAACCAACCCCAGTCAACCCACTGATCTAATGTGTCTGGAAAGCTGGTCCCACCTTCTCCTGAAGGTCTTACCATCCCATGGGGTGGCTCAACCCAATCCTATCTACCTGCAGGTTCTTTTCAGCTTCCTCCAGGGCCTTCTCCACACTGGCCAGGTTGCTCTCCAGCTGGGTGCCTTGCTTGACCTTGGCCTCCAGGTCCCTTTTCATTTTGGTGGCCATGTCCTCCAGCTCTATGGGGCTGGGCATAGAGatctccttccctctcttgGCCCTCTCGGCCATCTCCCATTGGATCTCCTCCTGCAGGGCTTCAGTCCGGACACTTAGTTCATAGATCCTCTGGGTGTACTCCTCCAGGCTGGCCCGCAGGCTCCTAACCCGTTCCTGTCGCTCCCGCTCATActccttttccagctggagCTCACTCTGCCAAAACTCCTCCTCACCCAGCTCCATCTCATTCCTCCGCACCACTTGCTCCAGATAGAGGATTTCATTCTCCTGGCCAGCAAGCTGGCTGCGCTCCCAGAGCCGTAGGTCCATTTCTAGGGTATCCCCATGGGCCTCCAAGGaatgcagctgctcctgctgctgcagcactctCCTAAAGAGCTCCTCCTTGGAGGGCTGGACAACACCACCACCCTCCAAGTCTAGCCCATCTCGTGTTTGGTGCCTCCACCGGCCCATGGTAAACAGGTCACTGGAGCCTGTAGGACCCAGGCTGAAGGTCATGGATTTTTTTGGCTCCCTGGAACGGGGTCCATCTATGCTGGTGAGCCTGGGCTTGATGGGCAAGCTGGCCCGGATGAACATCCTCTCGGGAGCTTGGGGAGCACCCTCTGAGGAGGGCCGCTCGGCCATGCTGGGGCCTGTCCGCCGCAGGATGAACTGCACATCGTTGGCATACTGCCCACACTTGGCCAGAGACTCCAAGGGACACTCCAGCGGCAGCAGCTGCCGCTCCTTCTCCCGCAGCTTCTGCACCAGCACATAGCGGCCCGTCTGACCTGCCAGGAGGAGGTGAACACACACATCAGATTGGGAAAGCAGAGGCCAGCAGGGgtgtgctgaggctgctgccccATAGGCAGTGCTGGTAGCATCCCCACCACCACAGAGCAAGATGTCCACCCACCCAAGGACTCCTCTTCCCAGAAAGAACTCACCAATGGCCCGCGCCAGGGCAATGACCACTTCTTGGCAGGTGGTTTGCTCCGAGACTCCACACACGACCCTCTGGATCCCATCCACCCAGACCTTcagctccatccccacagctgccagcctcAGGTGCTCTAGGTCATTGCAGGATGGGCTGCCTGTGGGGAGAAAAGAAACCAGGTTTCCATCCCACACCACTAACAAGGAATACAAGACACTTTAAAAACAGTGTCATTAAATCATCATCCCATGGGGTGAATCCCAGACCAAGAAGTTGTTTGCTGCCACCCTGTGCACAGATTGCACTTTTGCTGATGTTACTAAACGCTGATATTCATtggcaaataatattttttttttcatcatgtcTGGACAGTGTGTCCAAATCTTCCTGTAGTGGGAAATGATGaggtctgtgtgtctgtgtggtgCTCAAAAGATGCCCAGGTTATTTCTGCTGCAAGCACAGACTTTTAATGGGTTTGCTGCACTTTCACTgcaatttctctgaaaatttgACAGAGTGGCACTGAGGGATGTTCTAAACAATGTTGGAAAAGGCAAATGAACTGCTGGCTGCCCACTTTTGCAATGATATAGAGGGAAGATTCAGATAATGCacattttaatcttttcatATTTACATCCATCTCAGTTTATCAGAGAGagattaagaaattaaaataatgcctCCTTCTGAACAAAAGCATGACCAAAGGTAGGGTTTGGGAGGGGTAGCCAGGCACAAACACCCATGACAAAGCCCAGGCTCTGACCAAAACTGGGCCCAGCTCAATTCCCATCCATGGGTACTACTACCATAAAACAACACCTGTTAACCTGGGCACACCCAACTCCTAtctcttccagcagctcaaCAACTGCAACTGgcataaattaaagaaaaaaaaaaaaattaagcacaaGCTGTAAAGAACTCAAATTTTTGAGCTTACAGTGTTTTCAAACACCGTGCAAAGATCTATCTATTTTCCCTGCTATAACAGTGGTTTTGACAGTATCAGTCTTGTCTGAAAGCCCTGGATGGAGCAACATACACTAAATTTTCAGGCCCTCTATCCAGGGGGATCACAAACTGCTTTCCCAGCTTCACCTGGCTGGTCAtagcccccccgccccccccaaCCCGCTCCAGCTATCCCAAGTTTGTAGCCAGGCTGTGAGAAAGCTTGACCTTAGGTTAAACTCCACTGCTTCATATTTTTGTTGCCTACTTGAGTAATCAAAGGGAGGGCTTGAAGGGTCCTGTCTCCAGTGATGAGGAATTTTAATCATGGTGTGAGAAAGGCAAGGAGAAACCAAGGAAGGCATGGCTTCTTGAGGACATTCTGCGCAGGTGCCGGGTCctgctggtgccacctccctgcccacCTCCAAAAcatgggcacagagcagccgTCACAAATACCTCAGCGCTGAGCTCATGTTTGCCTTGGCTGACCGACCGGGGAAAACTGTGGGGCTGAAGGACACCTTGGGTTTGGCCCACCTCCCTGTGAGCCCCAAACCACTCAAATTTGCAAGATATAAATTTCAAGCTGTGTTTTGGCACCACTTCTCAATCCTGTGTATTCAAGGCTGCAACTGTCCCCCGGCACGGAGCAAAGTCCAGGTGCCACTGCGGCACCACCCAAATCACCCTGAAACCACTGTTGTTCACCACCCCCCAACCTCCCCCTCAGCAGCACCCTAACACCAAAACTGGAGTGCAACAAATCCACAGAGCACTCCCTGtaccctcctccttccctgaccAGGGACCAAGCTAGTCTCAAAGCCGGTTTCTTGTGGCACGACCCAGTAAGGGGGCCAGGAGCTTaagaataaacaagaaaaataacccAGCTCGTTCAGTCACACCAAACAGTCTCACCTTGCTGGCAAAATCTAGGGGCTGCCGAGTTCTGTGGGAGCAGGATGGCTGCCCACACACGGGTCCCGGGCACCTGTCCGGGTTCAAACCAGGCACCAACCTCTGGCCCCGCCCTGGCCGGCGTTCCAGGCAATCATTTACCAGCAGCCCAGCATGTGGCACAGCACTGCCAAAAACCTGGGAGAGGGGCAGCCAGCTTTGCTCCTCAAGCAAGAGAAACCCCCCAAAAAGCAGCCAGGGCATAATCCCCACCCCATTCTCCAGCAACCCAAAATACAATGGATTTTATTGCTTCCTTAGATCCTTGCAAGCACAGGGGGTCCTTGCTGTAACCTCTGGGGGTTTTGGGAATTGTCTCCAGCTTGCTGCCAAATACAGGATGTTATCTGTTCCCTCGAAGAGGACTGCTCCCTTCTCTGCCTGTCCTCCCCCTGCCTTCTGGGGAGGATCAGCTCCCACTCAAAACCAGCCTCACTGCCCCTCTTCCTCCAGATCCCTGGCTTCACAAGGGAGCTGACAGGATGAAGGTTCATCCTTATCTGAGGGGACCTGCAATGCTCCCTGATCCCCTCTGTTCCTGCTAGGAAGGGACATCACAGGCTGAACTCAGCATCTCATCCCCAATACTCTACCATGACAGCATCactccagttaaaaaaaaaaacacaccctAAAACCCCATCAGGCAATCAACCTTAAAGCATTCACCTTGCCCCAAGCATCGCCTTTGCTGTAACCCACTCAGTTCTTTACCATCACTCAAAACCACAGCTGGGGGTGAGTCTCATTGCCCCACTTGCAAATAGACCCCTCTCTTAATGGAGTTCTCTGCTGACCCCCTGCATTAATAGTGGGTGCCTTCATTACACCACCAG
The window above is part of the Vidua macroura isolate BioBank_ID:100142 chromosome 6, ASM2450914v1, whole genome shotgun sequence genome. Proteins encoded here:
- the LOC128809465 gene encoding ras association domain-containing protein 8-like → MHQFPPPAPQETSPTEEASSKRQGWGQSPPAQRQLPTGSVTAVTLFRSNKRQQWMTWGWCSPAPGLIGPSSGLNAKVSWQREAEEPDFPVPTRLREHGGCRKRQASRRGAARSAPGPPPGSPSCNDLEHLRLAAVGMELKVWVDGIQRVVCGVSEQTTCQEVVIALARAIGQTGRYVLVQKLREKERQLLPLECPLESLAKCGQYANDVQFILRRTGPSMAERPSSEGAPQAPERMFIRASLPIKPRLTSIDGPRSREPKKSMTFSLGPTGSSDLFTMGRWRHQTRDGLDLEGGGVVQPSKEELFRRVLQQQEQLHSLEAHGDTLEMDLRLWERSQLAGQENEILYLEQVVRRNEMELGEEEFWQSELQLEKEYERERQERVRSLRASLEEYTQRIYELSVRTEALQEEIQWEMAERAKRGKEISMPSPIELEDMATKMKRDLEAKVKQGTQLESNLASVEKALEEAEKNLQAQTQELEELNKELRQCNLQQFIQQTGATVTVLQARSEEDAQPEPSPCELPAYWRNGGFSPTAGTDLPPQVSTKQLLGHPRTLPEPLVSSLNPEVVSTRQSIWR